The following are encoded in a window of Kitasatospora sp. NBC_01250 genomic DNA:
- a CDS encoding GNAT family N-acetyltransferase, with protein sequence MTAADTVSRPSAGLRLRPATADDLEPLVELRAVVMRADLERLGRYDPERVRQRLRDAYQPEHTSVVLAAGAFAGCVALRPAADGHWLEHFYLDPAVQGRGLGSAVLRTLLARADERGWTVRLNVLRGSPARRLYERFGFVAERADEVDVFMARRPGPGAGAGASEVGLVDLERAGTTAPVRLAPPGGLRA encoded by the coding sequence CTGCGTCCCGCCACCGCCGACGACCTCGAACCGCTCGTCGAGCTGCGCGCGGTGGTGATGCGCGCCGACCTGGAGCGCCTCGGCCGCTACGACCCCGAGCGGGTCCGCCAGCGCCTGCGGGACGCCTACCAGCCCGAGCACACCTCGGTGGTGCTGGCCGCCGGCGCCTTCGCCGGGTGCGTGGCGCTGCGCCCGGCGGCGGACGGTCACTGGCTGGAGCACTTCTACCTGGACCCGGCCGTCCAGGGCCGCGGGCTGGGCAGCGCGGTGCTGCGCACCCTGCTCGCGCGGGCGGACGAGCGCGGCTGGACGGTGCGGCTCAACGTGCTCCGGGGCAGCCCCGCCCGGCGGCTCTACGAGCGCTTCGGCTTCGTGGCCGAGCGCGCGGACGAGGTCGACGTCTTCATGGCACGGCGGCCGGGGCCGGGGGCTGGTGCTGGGGCGTCGGAAGTCGGCCTGGTCGACCTTGAGCGTGCCGGCACGACGGCGCCGGTGCGGCTCGCCCCGCCCGGGGGTCTCAGAGCGTGA
- a CDS encoding HutD/Ves family protein, with the protein MTVQQLPAADRTPSPWRNGGGVTREVAADPAGAWRVSLALVAADGAFSLFPEFDRVLTVVEGPGLELTVGDAAPVTVGPLRPFAFSGALPTTARLLGGPVTALNLMTRRPGATVTATPGGGELRPAPGTAVLALTLAGQDAVLVTHPSTAPGPAGPGVLITL; encoded by the coding sequence ATGACCGTCCAGCAACTGCCCGCCGCCGACCGCACCCCCAGCCCCTGGCGCAACGGCGGCGGTGTCACCCGGGAGGTCGCGGCCGACCCGGCGGGCGCCTGGCGGGTGAGCCTGGCGCTGGTGGCGGCGGACGGGGCGTTCTCGCTCTTCCCGGAGTTCGACCGGGTGCTGACGGTGGTCGAGGGCCCCGGGCTCGAACTGACGGTGGGCGACGCCGCACCGGTCACCGTCGGCCCGCTGCGGCCCTTCGCCTTCTCCGGCGCGCTGCCCACCACCGCCCGCCTGCTGGGCGGCCCGGTCACCGCGCTCAACCTGATGACCCGTCGGCCCGGCGCCACCGTCACCGCGACCCCCGGCGGCGGCGAGCTGCGGCCCGCACCGGGCACCGCGGTGCTGGCGCTGACCCTGGCCGGCCAGGACGCGGTGCTGGTCACGCATCCCTCGACGGCCCCGGGCCCGGCCGGTCCCGGCGTGCTGATCACGCTCTGA